A region from the Helcococcus ovis genome encodes:
- a CDS encoding CPBP family intramembrane glutamic endopeptidase produces MKENKSKFRDNFIWVCFVAFVIMLLGGILVEWIPKGSTSFTKVFLLYFKFIGAMITTFLLIILVDKNKYILKYMGNKVKGNSFKMLFLGILIGFLLNGVSILVAYLNGDIKLTFSMFQPLPLLAIFVAVFIQSSTEEILCRGFVYRRLIKGYKSPWVAIIINPIFFAALHITNSGVSPLAIYNLFIYGLLMSLIVYYTDSLWMVMGIHTMWNFTQNIIFGLPNSGLKAEYSIFKLTESTKNITFAYDPSFGVEGTILTVIILTALTVLLYHFGKNGVKNGCEI; encoded by the coding sequence ATGAAAGAAAACAAATCAAAATTTAGAGATAATTTTATATGGGTATGCTTTGTAGCATTTGTTATTATGTTATTAGGAGGTATACTTGTAGAATGGATTCCGAAAGGTAGTACATCTTTTACAAAGGTATTTTTATTATATTTTAAATTTATTGGAGCGATGATTACTACATTTTTACTTATTATTTTAGTTGATAAAAATAAATATATTTTAAAATATATGGGTAACAAAGTAAAAGGAAACAGTTTTAAAATGCTATTTTTAGGTATTTTAATAGGATTTTTACTTAATGGAGTTTCAATTTTAGTTGCATATTTAAATGGAGATATAAAACTTACATTTTCTATGTTTCAACCACTTCCTTTGTTAGCTATATTTGTAGCAGTATTTATCCAGTCATCTACAGAGGAAATTTTATGTAGAGGTTTTGTATATAGACGTTTAATTAAGGGATACAAAAGTCCATGGGTTGCAATTATTATAAATCCGATATTTTTTGCAGCATTACATATAACAAATTCAGGAGTTTCACCATTAGCAATATATAACTTATTTATTTATGGATTATTAATGTCGTTAATTGTCTATTATACGGATAGTTTGTGGATGGTAATGGGTATTCATACTATGTGGAATTTTACACAAAATATTATATTTGGTTTGCCGAATAGTGGACTTAAAGCAGAGTATTCAATATTTAAGTTGACTGAAAGTACTAAGAACATAACCTTTGCATATGATCCATCGTTTGGGGTAGAAGGTACTATTTTAACAGTTATCATATTAACAGCACTTACAGTA
- a CDS encoding P-loop NTPase family protein, which produces MKKVIVIGCSGSGKSTFSRKLHEITQIPLYHLDMMYWNADKTTVDGNTLIERQNEVIKRDEWIIDGNYDSTMELRMNACDTVIFLDYPLELCLSGVEARRGKPRQDMPWIEDETNVDEEFIQFIKNYNQISKPNVINLLEKYKNKEIVIFTDRTQAEEYLSEM; this is translated from the coding sequence TTGAAAAAAGTAATTGTTATAGGGTGTTCGGGAAGTGGGAAGAGCACATTTTCTCGAAAATTGCATGAAATCACACAAATTCCTTTGTATCATTTGGACATGATGTACTGGAATGCTGACAAGACAACAGTAGATGGAAACACATTAATTGAAAGACAAAATGAAGTAATTAAAAGAGATGAATGGATTATTGACGGAAACTATGATTCCACTATGGAATTAAGAATGAATGCATGTGATACAGTGATTTTCTTGGATTATCCTTTAGAACTTTGTTTAAGTGGTGTTGAAGCGAGGAGAGGAAAGCCAAGACAAGACATGCCTTGGATAGAAGATGAAACAAATGTGGATGAGGAATTTATTCAATTTATAAAAAATTATAATCAAATAAGTAAACCAAATGTAATAAATTTATTAGAAAAATATAAAAATAAAGAAATAGTTATATTCACTGATAGAACTCAAGCAGAGGAGTATTTGAGTGAAATGTAG